One window from the genome of Bufo bufo chromosome 4, aBufBuf1.1, whole genome shotgun sequence encodes:
- the LOC120997432 gene encoding gastrula zinc finger protein XlCGF26.1-like, which produces MAECGKFFARKSSLVTHEKIHTKQKRHSCSECGKCFADKSNLVTHKIIHTREKPSSCVRGGKCFADQSHLVTHESLNTREEPYSCSKCGKCFRSKSKLLRHESIHTGEKPFSCPECGKTFKYKSNCDQHKRCHTRVKPYSCSECGKCFTTKSNLDQHVRIHTGVKPYSCSECGKCFTKKSSLDQHNRIHTGEKPYSCSECGKCFTLKISLLQHNRIHTGEKPYSCSECGKSFTLKISLRQHKRIHTGEKPYSCSECGKCFTEKKSLTKHQRIHTGEKPFSCSECGKCFSYKSSLRIHTKIHTGEKPFSCSECEKCFKHKSELLEHERHHTGVKPYSCSECTKCFTQKSHLNQHQRIHTGEKPYSCSECGKCFTNRSSLVLHERMHTGEKPYSCSECGKCFTRKSGVDQHKRIHTGEKPCSCSECGKCFTKKSALDQHKKIHTGEKPYSCSECGKCFTKKSSIDRHKKSHTGEKPYPCSECGKSFANKSSIVLHQKSHMEEKTF; this is translated from the exons ATGGCAG aatgtgggaaattctTTGCAagaaaatcaagtcttgttacacatgagaaaattcacacaAAGCAGAAGCggcattcatgttcagaatgtgggaaatgctttgcagataaatcaaatcttgttacacataaAATAATTCACACAAGAGAGAAGCCTTCTTCCTGTGTAAGaggtgggaaatgttttgcagatCAATCACATCTTGTTACTCATGAGAGTCTAAACACCAGAGaagagccatattcatgttcaaaatgtgggaaatgctttagaaGTAAATCAAAGCTTTTAAGACATGAGagcattcacacaggagaaaaaccattttcatgtccagaatgtgggaaaacTTTTAAATATAAATCAAACTGTGATCAACATAAGAGATGTCACACAAGagtgaagccatattcatgttcagaatgtgggaaatgttttaccacAAAATCAAATCTTGATCAACAtgtaagaattcacacaggagtgaagccttattcatgttcagaatgtgggaaatgttttaccaagAAATCAAGTCTTGATCAACATaatagaattcacacaggagagaagccatattcatgttcagaatgtgggaaatgttttacactgaAAATAAGCCTTCTTCAACATaatagaattcacacaggagagaagccatattcatgttcagagtgtgggaaatcttttacactgaaaataagCCTTCGtcaacataagagaattcacacaggagaaaagccatattcatgttcagaatgtgggaaatgtttcacagAAAAAAAGAGCCTTacgaaacatcagagaattcacacaggagagaaaccattttcatgttcagaatgtgggaaatgtttttcctATAAATCAAGCCTTCGTATACAtacgaaaattcacacaggagaaaagccattttcatgttcagaatgtgagaaatgttttaaacATAAATCAGAGCTTTTAGAACACGAGAGACATCACACAGGagtgaagccgtattcatgttcagaatgtacaAAATGTTTTACCCAGAAATCACATCTTAatcaacatcagagaattcacacaggagagaagccatattcatgttcagaatgtgggaaatgttttacaaacagATCAAGTCTTGTTCTACATGAGAGAatgcacacaggagagaagccatattcgtgttccgaatgtgggaaatgttttaccagAAAATCCGGTGTTGAtcaacataagagaattcacacaggggagaagccatgttcatgttcagaatgtgggaaatgttttactaagAAATCAGCTCTTGATCAGCacaagaaaattcacacaggagagaaaccgtattcatgttcagaatgtgggaaatgttttacaaagaaATCATCTATTGATCGACATAAGAaaagccacacaggagagaagccttatccatgttcagaatgtgggaaaagttttgcAAACAAATCAAGTATTGTTCTACATCAGAAAAGTCACATGGAAGAGAAGACATTTTGA